Below is a genomic region from Flammeovirgaceae bacterium SG7u.111.
GAATAGGCTCTCGAAACGCAGCTATTCCTTTCGACTGGCAAGACGCTACTACTTGGCAAACTGCAATGGAGGGAATAGAAAAGATGTATGTCACCTTCCAGCCCGATTTGGCTGTACCCGGCGCTGTAGAGATAATTACGGCATTGACCGAGCAGGCAAAACAAAGCGGGGTAAAAAAGATAGTCCTTTTGTCTGGCAAAGGAGAAATTGAAGCAGAGCGCTGCGAGCAAATAGTGATCAACTCGGGAATAGCCTATACTATCACTCGGGCAAGTTGGTTCAGCCAAAATTTCAGCGAAAGCTTTTTTATAGACCCTATACTCGCTGGGCATGTAGCCTTGCCCAAACCAGAAGCCAAAGTTCCTTATGTGGATACGGGTGACATTGCAGATGTAGTAGTTGAAGCTTTGCTAAATGAGAAGCACAATGGAAAGCTCTATGAGTTGACAGGACCTAGGTTGTTGACTTTCCCTGAGGTAGTGAATGAAATAGCTACGGCATCTGGAAGAGAGATTCCCTTCACTCCTATTTCCCTAGAAGCGTTTATAGATGCCCTAAAAAAGGCTGGTGTTCCTTCAGACTACACCTGGTTGATCAATTACCTCTTTGCCGAAGTATTGGATGCCAAGGGCAATGATATTGTTTCAAACGATATTGAAAAAGTGTTGGGAAGGAAGGCAAAAGACTTTAGCGAATATGCTCGGGAAACTGCCAAAACGGGCGTGTGGAATACTGTTTTGGAGCACAACTAAACTACCATGGATATAAAACGATTAATTCTCGCAGCGGTCGTTGCGTGGTGCTTAGGAGTAAGTGCTTATTCTTGCTCTTACTTATTCACCTTGTTGAACGACCCTGAAATGCAAGCGAATATTATACTTACCATTGCGCTAATTCCAAGCGCTATTATTGGAGCAAGATTTTACTATGCAAAAGAGGAAGTGAACGGCTTCAAACTAGGAAGTATGATGTTTTTGGTCACCATGTGTTTAGATGCGCTAATTACCGTCCCCTTACTGATTATTCCAAGTGGAGGAAGCTACCTTTCCTTCTTCTCAGATCTTGGATTTTGGTTGATTGCCGTGGAGTATATTTTGGTAGTAGGAACCTATTCGGCTTATCTAGCTCGGTCTCGTAAAAGACAAGTTTTTTGATATTGACGAGACAATTTTCGCCTCAATTCAATTGGTTTAATATATTTGCTAAGTTTTGTAAACATCTAAAAACCAGTTAAATGAATTTAATTGTATTTAAGACATTTGTAATGTTCACAATGGCTTTTGCCTTCTCATTTCAAGTGAGCTCACAATCCTTCCAGTTTGATAATCCACTAGCTGAAGAACGTGCCGACCCTTGGGTATATAAAACTGAAGATGGTATCTATTATTTAATTGCCACCGTTCCTGCCTACGACCGTATTGTAATCAGGAAAGCTGACAGCATAAATGGTTTGAAAGGTGCAAAAGAAAAAGAGGTTTGGCACAAGCACGACAAAGGTGTGATGAGCCACCACATTTGGGCACCTGAGTTACACAGAATTGATGGCAAATGGTATATCTATTTTGCCGCAGGTGAAGCTGAAAATATTTGGAATATCAGAATGTGGGCGCTGTCCAATTCTTCGGATGACCCAATGGAGGGAGAATGGAAAGAAGAAGGAAGAATAATGACCGACAGAGATTCTTTCTCTTTGGACGCTACCTCTTTTGTGCACAAAGGCAAAAGGTACATGATATGGGCACAGAACATTACAGAGGGAAAACAAGGAACTGCTTTGGTGATGTCAGAAATGAAAGACCCTACTACGCTCAAAGGACCAGAAGTGGTATTGACAGAGCCTGAGTTTTCTTGGGAAAAAGTAAAATACAATGTAAACGAAGGCCCTGCAGTGATCAATAGAAATGGGAAAATCTTTGTTACCTATTCGGCAAGTGCTACCAATTCCAATTACTGCTTGGGCTTGCTTTGGATAGATGAAGATACCGACCTGTTGGACGTCAACAACTGGCACAAATCTCCTGGACCTGTTTTCCATTCCAATGAAGATGTAAAAAGGTTTGGCCCTGGGCACAATTCATTCACCACCGCCGAAGATGGAGAAACCGTCATCATGATTTACCATGCACGTGATTATAAGGGAATAAAAGGAGATGAATTGTCAGACCCGAACCGTGCTACTCGTGCCCGTGAAGTAAAATGGACACCAAGTGGTTTCCCTGATTTTATGCAAAAGAAGGAAGACTAAGTGAAAGCTTTTCGTGAAGAAACAAAAGAGGGCATGGCAATTTAGTTATTGCTTATGCCCTCTTTTCCAATTACTAAAATATATTTTAGAACATATTTCACCCAACCCATTAATAAGAAAATGAAACTATTATCGACATTAACTATCTGCATAGTAGGCTTAGCCCTATTTTCTTGCTCGCCCAAAACGGATACCCCACCACCCATTCCTCCTCTCACCGCCGATGTATTTCCCGATGGCACAGAAATTCCTGACTGGTTTTCCGACACTACCAAAATTACCTTAGCTGAACTAGGAACACAATTCATCATTACTGACTATGGAGTGAAGGAGGACAGCACTGTGCTCCAAACCGAAGCTATTCAGCAGACAATTGACAATGCTGCCGAACAAGGTGGAGGCGTGGTCATAATTCCTAAAGGAGTTTATTTGAGCGGAGCTTTGTTCTTCAAACCGAAAACCTCTCTCTACCTTGCCGAAGGAGCTGTGCTGAAAGGCTCGGACAAGATTGAGGATTATCCTAAAATACCTTCGAGAATGGAAGGGCAAAACTTGGCCTATTTCCCAGCCTTGATCAACGCCTATGGCGTAGATGGCTTTAGTATTTCGGGAAAAGGAACGCTCAATGGAAATGGTATGAACTATTGGAAAGCTTTTTGGCAGCGCCGAGAAGAAAACCCTGACTGCACCAACTTAGAGGTTTCCCGACCTCGCTTGGTGTTCATTTGGGACTGTGATAATGTCCAATTGCAAGATGTAAAATTGATCAATGCTGGATTTTGGTCAAGCCATTATTACCAGTGCAACAATGTGAAAATACTCGACCTTTTTATCTACTCGCCTTACCAGCCCATAAAGGCGCCAAGCACCGATGCAATTGACCTTGACGTATGTTCGAATGTGCTAATAAAAGACTGCTACATGTCCGTGAACGACGATGCAATTGCCTTGAAAGGAGGAAAAGGTCCCTTAGCCGACAAAGACAGCCTCAACGGGGAGAACACCAATATCATTATAGAAAATTGTGAATTTGGCTTTTGCCACTCTGCTCTTACCTGCGGCAGTGAATCTATCCACAACAAGAACATCATTATGCGGGATTGTTTTGTGACCGAAGCAAAAAGGCTCTTATGGCTTAAAATGAGAGATGACACTCCACAGAAATACGAATACATCACCGTAAAAAACATCAAAGGACAAGTCCATAGCTGTATTTATGTAAAACCTTGGAGTCAGTTCTTCGATCTTAAAGGACAAACAGAAAGACCCATTTCGACTGGGGAACATGTAACCATGAGCAACTTGGACTTGAAATGTGATATCTTTTTCGATGTGAAAACGAATGAGTTCAACCAGCTTTCGCATTTCGTTTTTGAGGACATGGTGATTGAGACTAAAAATCCTGAGGTAGATAAAAGCATCATTGAGGATTTTACACTCAAAAATGTAATGGTAAACAACAGTCTGGTTCAGTAAACTAAAAAAGGATAGGCTTTAAAAAAAGACGTTACCCACCGTGGCGTCTTTTTTTGTCTATTTTGCAACTTCCTTTTCATAAAAGTTTATAAACTGGATTTCCTTTCTAGGTAAACACATCGATTCAACATGATTTTACCCGGTACTTGGGGAGACCTAAGTTTATAGGTGATTGTCTAAGGTTTAAAAGAAGCTGGAGGCTAGAAATTAGAAAAATCATCTCTTGGAGTTTAAC
It encodes:
- a CDS encoding glycoside hydrolase family 43 protein, producing the protein MNLIVFKTFVMFTMAFAFSFQVSSQSFQFDNPLAEERADPWVYKTEDGIYYLIATVPAYDRIVIRKADSINGLKGAKEKEVWHKHDKGVMSHHIWAPELHRIDGKWYIYFAAGEAENIWNIRMWALSNSSDDPMEGEWKEEGRIMTDRDSFSLDATSFVHKGKRYMIWAQNITEGKQGTALVMSEMKDPTTLKGPEVVLTEPEFSWEKVKYNVNEGPAVINRNGKIFVTYSASATNSNYCLGLLWIDEDTDLLDVNNWHKSPGPVFHSNEDVKRFGPGHNSFTTAEDGETVIMIYHARDYKGIKGDELSDPNRATRAREVKWTPSGFPDFMQKKED
- a CDS encoding DUF5367 family protein, giving the protein MDIKRLILAAVVAWCLGVSAYSCSYLFTLLNDPEMQANIILTIALIPSAIIGARFYYAKEEVNGFKLGSMMFLVTMCLDALITVPLLIIPSGGSYLSFFSDLGFWLIAVEYILVVGTYSAYLARSRKRQVF
- a CDS encoding glycosyl hydrolase family 28 protein is translated as MKLLSTLTICIVGLALFSCSPKTDTPPPIPPLTADVFPDGTEIPDWFSDTTKITLAELGTQFIITDYGVKEDSTVLQTEAIQQTIDNAAEQGGGVVIIPKGVYLSGALFFKPKTSLYLAEGAVLKGSDKIEDYPKIPSRMEGQNLAYFPALINAYGVDGFSISGKGTLNGNGMNYWKAFWQRREENPDCTNLEVSRPRLVFIWDCDNVQLQDVKLINAGFWSSHYYQCNNVKILDLFIYSPYQPIKAPSTDAIDLDVCSNVLIKDCYMSVNDDAIALKGGKGPLADKDSLNGENTNIIIENCEFGFCHSALTCGSESIHNKNIIMRDCFVTEAKRLLWLKMRDDTPQKYEYITVKNIKGQVHSCIYVKPWSQFFDLKGQTERPISTGEHVTMSNLDLKCDIFFDVKTNEFNQLSHFVFEDMVIETKNPEVDKSIIEDFTLKNVMVNNSLVQ
- a CDS encoding NAD(P)H-binding protein: MEQSILVIGGTGKTGRKVVQRLQEQGHNPRIGSRNAAIPFDWQDATTWQTAMEGIEKMYVTFQPDLAVPGAVEIITALTEQAKQSGVKKIVLLSGKGEIEAERCEQIVINSGIAYTITRASWFSQNFSESFFIDPILAGHVALPKPEAKVPYVDTGDIADVVVEALLNEKHNGKLYELTGPRLLTFPEVVNEIATASGREIPFTPISLEAFIDALKKAGVPSDYTWLINYLFAEVLDAKGNDIVSNDIEKVLGRKAKDFSEYARETAKTGVWNTVLEHN